TAATGCATCGGCTTTAATGTCTTCGAGAAAGTCTTTCCTGAAATCTTGCGCTTCCATCTGATTACTCCTTCCGCCAATTTACTAAAGAGGGCAAATCTAATTCATAATGCAGCGAGGATACTTGTGGTGGCACGCTGTTTTTTATAAGCCTCGGGAAATCCTTGTCTACCACATACCGTAGCGTACCAGAACAGAAATACTTTTGTTCTGAATATTCCTGTAAATCTATGTATCCGTAGGCACTAAGTTTGGCGCGAAGCAATTCAAGTGCTTCAACGTCATCAATAAGCATCGTTCCGATTCTGTGAACTACATCATTAAGCGAAAATGCCCCTTGCTTGTCTGGCGCAACCTTATCAATTTGTTGAATCACCAATTCTCCTTCATCAATACAATCAAGTTGTTCCAAGGACGATATTGTGACACTGGTTGCAGACACACCGATGCTCTTTATCTCAAACCAACCATCAGAATACACGAAGTCTTGATCGGCACCATCCGCTCCTGACCATCCTTGTATCGCAGATAAGTTTGCACCAACAGTTGTAATTCGTTGTTCTAAAAATAAAAGTTCACCAAGTAACCCCTTGCGGCTATGCTCATCCATCAGACCATTCCGTTGGGTTTCCAGTAGCTTGCTCCATTGCTTATAACGGCTGATCACTAATTTAAGAGCTTCCGTCTTGTTAGTTGCAGAGCGGGAATGTTCTATAATGTCACAACAAAAAATTGCAAACACATCCTGTTGCTCATTGCGTAACAGCTCAAAAGATAATGTCCAACAGTTATCGGATTCTCGTCTGCGACGGCTTACTATCATAGACTTTGAGGACTCAACTATGCCAAATTCCGTGTCACTGACAAGTAGAAGCGTGCGTTGGCTGATAGACTGATAACCAATATGCCATTCCAGCGGATGTTGTGTATCAATCTGTAAAAATCCACCATCTTTGTACTTAATGCTGTTCCATTGATTTTCAAGGAGTTCAGGAGTTATTTTCATTCGTCTTCATCCTCCTCTGTATCATAGT
This genomic window from Clostridiales bacterium contains:
- a CDS encoding PD-(D/E)XK motif protein yields the protein MKITPELLENQWNSIKYKDGGFLQIDTQHPLEWHIGYQSISQRTLLLVSDTEFGIVESSKSMIVSRRRRESDNCWTLSFELLRNEQQDVFAIFCCDIIEHSRSATNKTEALKLVISRYKQWSKLLETQRNGLMDEHSRKGLLGELLFLEQRITTVGANLSAIQGWSGADGADQDFVYSDGWFEIKSIGVSATSVTISSLEQLDCIDEGELVIQQIDKVAPDKQGAFSLNDVVHRIGTMLIDDVEALELLRAKLSAYGYIDLQEYSEQKYFCSGTLRYVVDKDFPRLIKNSVPPQVSSLHYELDLPSLVNWRKE